Genomic DNA from Hordeum vulgare subsp. vulgare chromosome 2H, MorexV3_pseudomolecules_assembly, whole genome shotgun sequence:
GGGTGCTTGTGCTCCTTCTCCCGCTCCAGCTCCCTGTCCCGGTCCTTCTTCCTGCACAGCACCGACAAACGCGGCTGCACGCGGCACACAGAAAAGAAAGGAGCACGCAAGGATGTCAGCTATAGCTCGTCGCAGCAACGCTGCCGCTCTGGGCCGATCGCCGGCCCAGACCGTGCTACGTATGCTCTTGTGCTGCTGCTAACCTTGTGGTAGGCGATGGAGGTGGAGGCGACCATGGCCATGGCGGGCTCCTCTCGCTGCTCTGCTTGCTGCTGCTGAAAGAGATCCGCAGGGTTgcgggagagggaggcggcgcgCGGAAGGGGTTTGGCGGACGGGCAGAACGTCCACAGAATTTTCTTGCTCTGCTCTCCGGTGATGGATGGTGGTTGATTGGTTTGAGGATTCTGCAGCAGCTTCAGCCGCGGGGTGTGGAAAGAAGCTGTGCCACGCGTGTCTATCGGTACGATCAAGTCGTTGTCAGAATATCAATTTTTTTCACTCGTCTTTTCCCGTTCTCTGTATTTTCTTTGGGTTCTAACATGTTTGTATTTTTGTGCAAGCCTAGCAAATCCTACCGAAGGGCATCTCTAGCCGATCCCTAAAATCAGTTATGGCAATAATATTTTGGTTTTACTCCTCTAATTGGAACCTAGCCGAATGCCTAAATCGGTTAGTGAAGCAGATTTTTACTACACGCCGCTTCCACCCTCTAAAGTAGTCGTCCGttcgactattgagtaaaaaatgTGCATGCCTCTCCCCCACCCAATTCCCCGCCACTCCTCCCTACCTCGCTAGACGGTTGACTAGTTTGTAGTGAGCTTTTAACTTTTAAGCAATTGATAAATTTTGTAGTGAGATATTGAATCATTATACTTATCTACTTGTTTTAATTTGTAACGACATTTTAAGCAATTGCTAAATTTATGGGAGACATTGAATCATTATACTTATGTACTTGTTTTAATTTGTAACGATATTTTAAGCAATTGATAAATTTGTGGGAGATATTGGATCGATATGCTTATCCACTTGTTAATTTGTAGCGACATTTTAAGCAATTGATAAATTTGTGGAAGATGTTGGATCAGTATATTTATCTACTTGTTTAGCGACATTTTAAGCAACTGGTAAATTTGTGCAATAATCGTTACaaacacatactccctccgtccggtaaAAAGTGTACATATAGATATTTTAGGACAAATTATGAAGTGGAGTAAAAAAATGCATTGAAAAGGTGCAAGTCACCATCTCTTCTTTTTAATTATCCAACCTTCAATGAGGTAAGTGCATGTAGAAATTAAAAAGACTATATGTAGAATGTTATTGGTCTTGATTACCGTGTGATGAGAGAGAAGCATTTCTTCCTATTTTAAAGTGCATTGGAAAGATAAAAGTACACtcttttgtgaacaaattttaagGCCAAACATACACTCTTCACCGGACGAAGAGAGTAAGTGCATAGCCATTATTATAGAACAAGTTGACATGTAGCATAAAAGTTAATCAAAATGTCCAGATTATAGTAATTCGTTGGCCAATAATCTTTCAAATTAATTGCCTTGTCGACATCTCATATTCTTCTGATGTGGAGCTAACCCAAGGGTGGCCCGATCTTCACGAATTGGAGGTGGATTCGGGAAAGAACGTGAAGAACATGAAGGAAAAAAGTGAAGAAATTAAAGGGGAAAACACTCTATTGGACAAGATCCACACCAAGTACTCCTTAAATAGCAAGAAATACATGAGGTGCATCAAGATCCAAGAACAACACTGGAAATAAAGACACATATGTAGTTCATCCAAATCTCTAGGAGAGATGGGCCTTGAATTGAAGATGGATCTTCCCTCGTAAGGGGCCTTGACATCCTCTAGGGATCTTCTCAGGTGGAGGCCTCGGTCTCCATTTGAGAGTAGAGGAAGGAGCAAAGCTCAACTAATGAGCTATCACTTTGCTAACCCTAGAATGGATGTGGAAGAGGAGTATATATAGTGCAAGGCACGAAGGGGTAAGTGAGGGGCTAAAGAGGTACACGGGCTACAACCCAAGTCTTTCTGCACCGACAGGCCGAAAATTCCGGGGACGGTCAGATGTTTCGGGCTCCGAAAGTTTTGGGGAAGGTCCGGGCTGGTTTTGGGGGTTACCATAGAGTTTGCATGCGTGGGGGCTATTGTGGACGCCAGAGGCCGGAAGTTCCGGGGGCCAGAGGTTTCGGGCTTTCCAGAAGCTTGCCcttgcttcttcttccttcttcgctTCCACACTTCCCCCGCGGATGGTGTAGCCGTACGTTGGTGCTTGCACACCTCATCATTCATGGAGTTTCGATAATACCTATGTATGCACACGAGAGGAGTGTCAGGTAGTATACCATCCGTGAAGATGTCAAGTGAACACGTGTAAAGGAGATGATTCACCTTTATGAATTGAAGTAGATGTTGCACATGTCACTTTTCAAACAGACtcttgtcatggtgatgtccgtagGATGCTCTGCATCATCCCCCCTCGGGAAAGATCCGTCCTCGAATCGAAATCCAAATCACCATGGGAAAGAGATGGTGTCGCCATGTATAAGTGGACGATCACCAAGCACTTATCATCGTCAAGCTTGAAATGGGCACTCTCCAATGTCGCACCATCTTATAACTCCTTCAAAAGGAGCAAACACGATAAACACTTGGAAATAAGCATGTGGTTAGCGTTAGTGCAAAACCAAGCATTCAAGCGGTGATTCACCAAACAAGTGTCGTCATCATGCATAACATACAGTGTGACAAGTGATTGTGGCATGTCATGTAAGCATATAAATTGAGAACAAGTAAAGGCATCATGGAAACAAGTATGCAAAGGCGAGGTAGGGATGCAAAGATGTGTAACAAGTGAACAATCATCTATCTCGAGGTAATATAATGCATGCACAAAGTGCTCAATAAATGGTCTATGGTATGCATATGAATCATTCACAACACCAAGGAAAATGAAGTGTCTAAACACATGGTGCAATCCAAAGTGCAACACAATCCAAGCATAATATAGGATATGGTGTAATGAAGATAGTGTGGTCTTCAACACAATAGAAAGAGCAATTGGTCATCATGTGTGAGGCAAGCAAGTTAAAGATGCAAAAATTAATGGCGTGTGGCATACATGAAGAAATGACATTGTTGCAACCAAGCATGTGATAAGAGAAAGTAGCCCACAAGTTGGATGCAAGACACAAGGCATATATATCATGAGGCATGGCAATGTCGCAATCATGAGTGTAAGCAATATCTCTATCATGCGCGCAATCAAGTGGTCCAAGATGACCAACAAGTGTCATGATGCAAGCAATAGAAGAATTATGCTCCACAATATCCATGCTCAAGAAGGATGTCAATACGTGGAGACATATGACAACATTCAATAGCAATCATGTGCGAAGCATGGAAATGGCTGTTATAAACCGCATGAAAGGAGCAAGTATTAATCGTCGGTAATGCAACATAAGAAAGCATAGTGATCATGTCGTGCAAACTAGTATTGCGGAGATGCAACATACTAGAGGAAATCATGATAGTCATGTAATGTGAGCAAACAATAGGCATAGACAATGCACATGGCATATCTCAAGGACGGAAACAAAACATGATCAATGTATCGTCATAGGCATGGTTCACCAAGAAAACATGGCAATAGCAAGTaatatctccaccatgcttgcaaaTACACATACAAATACAAGAATTAAGTGTCATGTGAGATGCAAGGCATGTGTCACAAATGCATGACAAAGGCATAAAAATGAGCATATCATGCAACGTGAACATGGAAATATGGACATAAGATGTGTAATGGACAATAACCCATAACCATGTGTGGGCCATGTAGAAAAAATACGCGAAGTCTTTGTGCAAAGTGGGCGGATGGAGGGTAAGCACTCCATGGTAGTGCATGTCTCCATTGCTCTCTCGAGTTCTTTTCGTCAACTCGTGCACTTGCGAGGTTAACGAAGAATCATGTGTACCTGCACAACAAGGAGACACATGAAAAAAAGTATGTGCATGGTAAATGTacacatcatccatcatgatGTGTATGTGCACGTGAGAGTTAGCACAAGATAAGCAATGCTGTAAGAATTTTGATGCACGGTATAGAAATACGTCATCCATCATGCTCAACATGAACGGAACACAAATTATAGCAAGCATGTGGTACAAGCATATCATCCATATCAATGGCAGGCATATTGTGCACACAACTATTGTAATCATGCAATGTATGGTATGGGTCAAATCTTCTAATGTGTATGAGGAAATAATGAGGTCTCCTCATGTGCCATAACAGAAACATAATATGGAGAATATGGACAACATCCAAAAAAATGCATATCCAAAGAATGGTGATCATGGCATGGTAATAGTGAACAATTGCGCAAATGATACAAATGGAGCATGACAATGTCATCACAAGAAAAGGAAATGCCAATAACCATGGGTTTGTCACCTATTCCATATGTGCAAATTGGGTTTATTTTAATGGCATATGCATAATTACTATGATGAGATTGCTAATAGGTTATATGGGTTATCTCATGCATAGCATATGACAAGTCAAGTGGATTGTCAAACATGGCCTCACAACTAATAGACTCCACATGGGAATCATCAATCTCATCATAAATGggtaattcatcacatgaggaAGTCGCATAATCATGAAGCGTCGCAATAGGTGAATCAACATCATGCAAGCATTCAATGTCCTCTAGTGGCATAATCAACCTTCtgcgcgaggaggaggacgagcgagCTAGAGGCTTCGGGCCTGGGAGGGCCCGATCCAGGCTGCGGCGGGCCTCGGCGGCTGGAGGTGGTAGGAGGAGCTGTGGGCTAGGGTTTGGTAGGCACGATTTACGAGGCAGAGGTGGGAGAAGGCCATTTCTGGACGTGGGGTGTCCATTTATAGAAGGGGAGGGCTAGGCTTAGGGTTTTCAGGGCCGATTTCGACGGCACGATCGTAATCGGATGGCTTCGGTCGCGGAGTGTGGCTAGATGGGTCTAGTggttgtgtagatgggctatgtagggagGAGAGTGAAATGGTGCAACCCGTGATAGAGTTTTCAAAACACCGAACGtccgacaattaaaccggctatagtgccgctatataataaacggtacgggcatcaaacgagctccgattgcgacgaaaattggcaggcggcccacCTACAACATataaagaccgcacgccaagttttaaCCTAGtatgagaaagttttatacacacctttaaaaacaagattttaacgatCCCGCGGGCGCGTGCTTGTGTTGTCAGCCTCAAAACGGTCAGCGGCAgacacagagagaaccgacaactaataacggatgcaagttttgaaaactggaagcaacagagtgctgatgcaatgcagatgatgcgcatgatgcgatgatgagtgcgacaaacaaacTAATCACTCGACGACAagtgaataaaaggggaatcttctggagcgccggtctcgggctgtcacaccttagtaactagtggactaaggattttgttctcaattatggaggtgataaaagagttcgtcgtaaagggttacgtcaacgcaagctttgacactaatctgaataactctaagtagtaaaccgaattcgtatagtagagcagtcatttggaatagtttcaaatggcgcgtggtagtagaatctataggatgacatatagatttgtaaagcacacatgaatctaaaacccgttgactaaaaacctctctcacaagcaagacatgatcgaaccccagaactatatgggtgttagattcattacaatcacattgtgatgtgaactagattattgactctagtgcaagtgggagattgttggaaatatggttattattatatttccttgttcatgataatcatttattatccatgctagaattgtattgattgaaaactcaaatacgtATGCGGATACATAGAAAATATactgttcctagtgagcctctagttgactggtccTATTTtggtccagaatggtccggaggtaaagatttatatatgggaagtcctattttggctaccggaaaagttttgggttttattggtattgtaccgggaagcttctggaaggttcCAGAAGGTTTGCAGAGGGTTCCGGAGGGGAAagcccctaggacgtgcatgggctgaaagagtccctaaaggggatggcacctcctaggtgccttggggagggaggaaacctccctagacCCACGCCCCCTCcatggaggaggggctagggctgcgaccGAGCCCTCCTggttgcctcctatatatagtgggggagagggaggggctgaatACACCAATTCCCAAGCGCCGgaggcagccctacctctcccataactccgttttctcGTCAGATCGGTCcgacagcgcttggcgaagccctgttggcACTACTCCACTATCATcttcaccatgtcgtcgtgctggttgagatcccatctacttctccttcctctctttctggatcaagaaggaggagacgtcatcgagccgtacgtgtgttgaacgcggaggtgccttccgttcgacgctagatcgggacggatcatgatgagatcgcggggcggatcgtgattggatcgcaaagatgtttgactacatcaaccgtgttatatacacttccgcttagcgatctagaagggtatgcacattcactctcccctctcgtagatgatcatcaccatggataggtattgcgtgtgcgtaggaaattatttgtttcccatgcaacattccccatcaGTGCCATCTTCAAAAATAATCGTGGTAGACTCGGCATCATCAATGCCACAAAGAGGGATGGCGGTGAAGTCAAACTTGGGAGTGTTACCTTGGAGCTCGTCGGGCTTGGACATCTTGGTGGTACCATCCTCATGCTCATCATCGTGGAGCTTGGTCGTCACAAAGTATTCACGGGGTGAAGAAGTCTTGGACTTCTTGAGTTCTTGTATTTCCTTGATAGCAGTAATGAGGTCTTTGAGAGACTCATAGTTGGTGATGAAGATAGTCTTAACAATGTCGTTATTCAATCCCATCGTGAAGTAGAACTTCATCCAAATGGGGTCGTCCACACCAGCTCGTCGCAAGGCTTTCTTCTTCTCCATGAAGTACTCATCTAGGGACTTCGATCCTTGTATGATTCTCTCAAactggcgaagaagatggtcgtgtAGGTGGAAGGCACAAACTCTCGTTGCATAGCTTTCTTCATCTTGGCATAACTCATGTCGAAGCACTTCGAAGTTGTGTGAAGCCACCATGTTGACACATGGTTGTGGAAGTTTCCTGTGGCACAATTCACTTGATCTTCGGAAGGGACCTGAAGTATCTTGAGGTAGGTGTCCATATTGCGCTCCCACTCAAGGTACTCTTTGTGGTCATGAGTCCCATATAATGGAATCTCATATTCGACATCGAATTCGTAGTATCTCGTGGAAGTCGCACACTAGAGCATGGGGGGCTTCTCTTGTTCATGTGCTTGAGGTGCTTTTTAACGAAGATGTTGCACATCCAAAGGCGAAGATGCCTTGAAGTCGCTCGACAAAGATGCCAAGGTACGTGCTAAAGTCGTCGAGTGGTGGTTGGTGTCGAGCTCTTGACCTTCACGTTCTTGTTAGTGATGGTGTCAATGCCGATTTGACCTTGCCGGAGATCATAGCTTGGAAGCTTGTGCACTTGAGCGTCTTCTCGAAGATGAGGAACACCTCTTGCTGATGTTGACGAGGACCTTGAGCTCCTCCATTTAAGTGTTCATCTTGGCATCGATGATTTTCTTCATGGCATCGaacttgtcatcgttgttgtagaCCAAAGGAGATGTGTCGTTCCTATCCATAGAAGCACTCAAGAAGGTGTGAGAGGAACATGGAATGAACATACCAAAATTTACCTCTTTTCGAAGTTGTAGATGGATCTCAAAATACCACAATGTATGTAAGGAAACGAGTGCACTTGGTGAAAAACCTTGTCCAATCCCCACAAATTCACACAAATGGCTTATAGTGGAGCTCAATGGGGTTAGTGGCACAAAATATCAAGCAAATTGAAGTCCAAGATATTTTAAAAGTTGCAATCAATCCAAAGGACTCAAAATGCAAAGTAGGTGATCACAAATATAGATGAAGGCAATAAACAAACACACACGATGGGATAATGGGGCTTGTGCAACTCTAAGGATGAGCAATACAAAATTGCCTAATGAAGACTAAGCTCGTGTTGCACAAACACAAGGAGAGACTCTAGCTTATTGCATGCTTGGGCATGATTCACCACTTGGCACCAATCCTATTCATGCAAGCAAAATGTTTTCTATTCCATGTATCCTTATGCACAAGTATCTCTTTTCATGCTCAACTCTATTTGCTTATAAGCTTTCGATCTTTCTTTCTTGCTTAAAgttttttttatatctttttattgACACTTATCTTCCTTTCCACTATTCTTATTGGTCATCAACCAAATACATGAGAAAAGTATCACAAGATATGCATGGGAGCAAGCAATTGCACTATATGATATTTCAAATGATACAACAATATTATATCGTATCACTATAGtgcgaaagtttttgtcaagCCTGGCAATACTCGGATAGCTAGTCTCAATAGGTATGAAGGTAATCACAAATAAGGTGGGGCTATCAAGGTATAATGGCAAGGAAGAAAAAGTTTGTTACAGAATGGATACCTTCATCATACTTAACCTTTCACGTAGTCGGAGCAAGCCAACCTTGATTTCGGTTGAAGATGGTCACAAAGGATGGATGATCATCACGTCTGATTGATGTAGATGATGGACCGATACAAGTCGCCGGTGGTTGATGATGAAGTAACGTCCCTTAGTAGCCAAAACATCTTAGGAGACTCAAATCACAACTGAGGCAACTAGAAATAGAATGTTAACCAAAATGGGTTAGGTTGCGGAAGCTTATTATAGGGTGGTGCGAATGTTATGGTGGCGGGCCTAGCCAAAGATGCCAAATATCTGGAATTTTTGGTGGAGTCAAATGTTTATGGAACTGAATTTCTGGGATGGCGGATGTCAATAGCTATATAACGATCCAAAGAACGCGAAAATTGGACTCCGGATGAATTTGTTATGGCCAAACCAGTGAAAAGGGATGTTGAAATTTCATGCAGTGTCTTTGGTTAGGCCGGAAGTTCTGGTCTTAGGGTCGGGAGTTCCGGGGGGAAATTCCACGGGTCATGGGTGAAGTATGGGGTGACCGGGGATTTTTGGTGGCAACTCTCTGTTTAACCCGGAAGTTCTCGGGGTAGGACGGAATTCTGGGGTCCGGAAGTTCCGGTAGAGCCCAAAAGTTCTGGGTATCGTGGAAACACTTCCGTGACGAACCCTAGTTTCCAGATCTGTGAATAGGGGCAAAAAAACTCGATTTCCAGCTCAAAATTGAAGGAGTAAAAGGGAAAATTGGGGCTAGGGAACGCCAAGGTAGGTTGATCCACTTGCCAAACACTAGATACACAGATCAAAATCAACCAAAACTCATAAGAGCGCCAAAATGCAAAGTAAAAAATTAAAAATTGGGGGCCCTTTTGTGGGAATTTTTCGAAATTGCTAAGAAAAATCCAAACTAAAGGCTAGAAAAATGTgtgtgggaggggggggggggtagggctcCAAATTCGTGGCAACCTATGCTCTGATCCAAGATGATATGGGGCAAACCTAAGGGTGACCCGATCTTCACGAATTGGAGGCGGAttcgaggaagaacacaaggtgaaAACATGGAGAAATCAAAAGGGAAAACACTCTATTAGACATGATCCACACCAAATAGTCCTCAAATCACAAGCAATACACGACGTGCATCAAGATCCAAGAACAACAATGGAAATAaagatactccctccatcacagtttataaggcatgcacgtgtgcctaggtcgtcaatttgacatatataaaatatattgtttaacataaaaattatatcattagaaaatagaacatctaaagtttctaatgatatttttttgtaatgtatgcctcttattaagttggtcaaattgacgacctagatacacgtgccggacttataaactgaaacggagggagtacatagatAGTTCATCCAAATCTCTAGGAGAGATGGGCCTTGAATCCAAGATGGATCTTCCCTCGTAAGTGGCCTTAACATCCTCTAGGGATCTTCTTCGATGGAGGCCTAGGTCTCCATGTGAGAAGTAGAGGAAGGAGCAAAGCTCAACTAATGAGCTATCATTTTGCTAACCCTAGAATGGAGGTGGGAGAGGACTATATATAGTGCAAGCCAGGAAGGGGCGAGTGAGGGGCAAAAGAGGTACACGGGCTGCGGCCCAAGTCTCTGCGCACAGGCACGACGGAAGGTCCTAACTGGTTCCCGGGTTACGAGAGAGTTTTCACGCCTGGGGGTTGTTCTAGACGCGAGAGGCCGAAGGTCCCAAGCTTTCGAGAAGCTTGTCcttgcttcttcttccttcttcgctTCCACGCTTTCCTCACGGATGGTGTAGCCGTACGTTAGTGCTTTCATGCCTCCTCGTTCGTAGAGTTTCGATAATACCTATGTATGCACACGAGAGAAGTGTCAAGTAGTATAGCATTCTTCAAGGGGTCAAGTGAACACGTATAAGAAAATTGATTCACCTTTAGGAATGTGAAGTAGATGTTGCACGTGTTACTTGTCAAACGGACTTTTGTTATAGTGATGTCTACAGGATGCTCTGCATCATCTTTCACCTGCCGCTTTCCAAAAACAGCGACTCAGGAATACGGCGAGTACATAAAAAAATTATGCATGTAATATACAAcgtccaaaataaaaataacagtGTAGAACGGAGATAAGATTAGacattttttgtttcatttttcaagtgttcAGTGTTCGTACTAATTGATCCTCGAGACTGCGTTATTGAAACTTGCAAAATACATCAGATGAAAAGTGTTCAGTGTTCGTACTAATTGATCCTCGAGACTACGTATATTAGAGACTTGAGACCAGACTGCCATTCACTCTCAACAGCAGGAAATCGAGCAAATAGATGCTCTAACCAGCGCTAACATTATCTACAATTTCTCTTCAAAATTTTTTTACGGGAAAAGAATCCAATGTTCTACATTTTCTACAATTTCTCTTCCATAAACTCAGATGGCAAGCATCACATGGATCGACATGCCTGCGTGGCGCGATATCCTGCACTCCACTCCATGCATGCACCTGCCTAATCAGGTTGATGGAGCCACCAGCCAAGATCGCCGCCGCACTCGACGGGCCGGGGAATCCGAATCAAGACGAGGCGCCGGCCGCACGCATGTGGCTTCGGAGCCTCCGTGTCAAGGAGACACAGGCTTAGCTCGAGGATAATGCAGATTCGGAGGCACCACGACAAACCAAGGAGCATAGTTCTTACTTGTAGATATCCTGCACACGTTCGATCGACCGTTCTCTAGACCGCATGCATGTGGCTGGTGGGAGCCGACCCTTTTTTTTTCGATCCTTGGGAGCGAGTACCGAACCGGGAAGATGCTAATGCATACGTGATGATGAGATAGAGAACTCCAACGCGTCGATCTCCAAACACATGACGATTTTGTTCTTTTTTTTGGTGACCGTCCGTTCCACGTTCATTCTGTCTAATATTTGGGTTGGTAGTGCGTTTAATGTTCGTGGTTCATTTTACGTTCGCGCACATATTTAAAAAGACCTGCGCCTGTAGATCAAGACAGTAGCAATGTTGTCTTTCAAAATTCATATCGGCACCATGCCAGCGGCCGGCATATAACTCAAGCTTTAGAAAACACCACACAGTTCATGTTGATGCATTGGCTAGCGACCGACACACATGTCAGCACACAAAAAGGGGAGGGAGTTCGATCCAAAGCCATCGCGGCCATGGTCATGCCAGCGCACTTGCTGGCATACAAAAAAGGATGGTGCTCGCCGTCATAGATCACTCGTCGTCGAACTTGAGCATGTCggcctgcatcttctcgaaccacaCCCTCTTCCTAGGAGACACAGTGTTGAGATCCACCATCACGATCTCCACCCCGTCATCATACTAGGGAGAGCCACTTCTTTCGCTTTGGTCTTGGCATTGGCGGCCTCGATCtctagcatcttggcttgcttctccgcctccatctcaagcatcctgacttgcttctccgcctccatctcaGGCTTCCTCCTATGTATCTTCATGAAGGCGTTCATTTGCTCTTCCTTGTCTTGCCGACGCTTCTCCTTCCTTGAGTCCTTCTTGGTCATCATGCCCTTCACGGTTGCGATCAAGGCGATCGACGTCGCATCCTACTTGTCCTCTTTCTTAGAGTTGGTCTTTCCCCGCAGACGTGGCTTCTCGCcctccccaacctcctccacgGCATATTGCGCCTTAAACTGCTCCTCATCTTTGATGATCCTCCAACAATGAGAGAGGTGGAAGGATTTGCCTTTGTGTTGGACCTTGAATGCCTACAAATGAATTACATGCAAGCATATTAACAAATGAGTATGAAAATGGCATGCAAACAAAGAGgggcgcatgcatgcatgccgatGCCGCCCACGGGATGTGCCTTGATGCTTTTCAAGTGGCACAAATtttgttgcactcttgttggatCACCTTCCATCGCTTCAAAATGGACACCCACCCGCGTGAAACTCATGATGGACATGAATCCAAAAGGTTGATGCCATTTGTTTGGCGCCGACCTCGGGGTCTTGCCCAATATCCCTCCAACACTCACAAAGGAGCTTGTCCTCGGCCGCTGCATATGCCTTTGTCCGTCTGCTCTTGCGCTTCGGATAGACCTCGTCGGCTTGGTTGGCGAGCTCGTCCTCGAACAAAGGCTCCCGTCGATGtgcacctcatcctcttcctcGAGGCCATAGTCATCTGGAAACATGTGCTCGAGCGGGAAGCCGTCCAGGTTCAGGCCGACCTGATCTTGCATGAAGACGGCCTTCATGCGAGCTTGATCATAGGTCGACAGTGTGAACGACCCTCGACCATCCTGGCGTTGGGTCTCTTCGGGGTTGTAGCTAGCCACAGCGTCACCGCCAGCGGCCGCCGCATCACCCTTGAAGATGATTCTCTACATGAAGCAGTTGGCCCTCTCACCATTGGTGGCGGCCGGCAATCTATCGAACAGGTTGCGGGTGCCGGAGATCATGTTGGCTGACATCTCCCCGCGCATTTCCTCGGC
This window encodes:
- the LOC123428604 gene encoding uncharacterized protein LOC123428604, whose amino-acid sequence is MEKKKALRRAGVDDPIWMKFYFTMGLNNDIVKTIFITNYESLKDLITAIKEIQELKKSKTSSPREYFVTTKLHDDEHEDGTTKMSKPDELQDSDNDLIVPIDTRGTASFHTPRLKLLQNPQTNQPPSITGEQSKKILWTFCPSAKPLPRAASLSRNPADLFQQQQAEQREEPAMAMVASTSIAYHKPRLSVLCRKKDRDRELEREKEHKHPFKVVEITPPPRCLGVRCFPTNIHCGESVTIEGQAYTVSAVTHRYQLRKGRYEPSEKRLDVLSTGRYILNLYLDSLLDKS